Proteins from a genomic interval of Crassostrea angulata isolate pt1a10 chromosome 7, ASM2561291v2, whole genome shotgun sequence:
- the LOC128155929 gene encoding CD109 antigen-like isoform X1, whose protein sequence is MEGLRVSLFLLLSVISCSLAKNSYVVMFPKTIRPNLDTNVNVQLLNPAPGLDTTVVVSLLDENNATLVSEMKTTDPLSPTTLSIPLKMPATLTPGLKYAIKVQGEGGVTFSNYTTVDFNPKYSSIMIQTDKAIYKPGQTIHFRVFGMYPDLTLVNDNIDVEIYDPMGNKIGQWKNKVPDNGVFTDSLVMSDHPLLGEWKIKAIQGNEAYTKTVTVDEYVLPKFDVTLELPPYGLSNRNLTGIKVVSKYTFGKPVKGVVDIRIRPPYLSQSPWSIENRKKQGLIDQISHSAPINGEYKFDVENSKLKSLDKWLDYSELLFEVNVTEAITGLRQNATGTVRFYPFENKVEFLQSLPKSFKPGLQYKVLGRVTRQDDSPISLPTASRVRLTVTHTLPLPSTTTSTTTTTEIPPPPEMGGLRLIDEPMIIPGGRRMWQPTTKDEKLEPVFLDVNADGIFEYEMTIPENVIRASVDAQYEKSSSYLSLNPSKSPSDSFMQVSLLNPDVKPTTGLTSNFEIKTTESTPTVYYQVISKGQVVSSGEVDMTSRVQTFPLPITTEMAPKARLIVHYVRDDGEIVTDALTFNIDGTFKNKVDINFDVQETRPGKEVVVSVKADPDSTVHLLAVDKSVLILRNDNDIKESRVTDELNTYDTDGGFGGFQPFGWWWPRPSGGEDADDVFRNNGMVVLTDALVYNYEEPLMTVYHTEYKWNPSIFKTLVQTLVDDGGTRPPATTTVSHPHTSTTARPDTPPPVPLRTRVLFPETWLWTNKTTGADGMTSFSVPVPDTITTWVASAFAVNPASGLGLTPSPANLKVFQPFFVSLTMPYAVTRGELVVLQANVFNYLDRDVRVLVIIDKNESFKNLVTYIQDNQVKKGRFSARVGRTFNMTAGEIYPVYFPIIPTETGDLKINITVISTGPSDAVIRYLKVEPEGVEKEFNNPVLINTGTLGTFTQDVELSFPPNTVAGSRRVRASVIGDVMGPSISGLDSLLKMPYGCGEQNMLNFAPNIFVQKYLTITNNLTPDLEKKAREYMIKGYQREMTYSHDDGSYSAFGKSDKSGTTWLTAFVVKSFSQASDFITIDENVVQKAVTWLVSQQNENGTFREPGRVLHKEMQGGSASGERALAAFVLIALKEAEVIPGVSELTGRAIQKTRTYLENDIDLLEDMYELALVGYALQITNSPRVAEVMNKLDAKATMKDGTKYWTKPETGIQWKGWAPPKDQAKAVDIETTAYALLSLGVQKDLEGGLPVLKWVTSQRNPEGGFSSTQDTIIALQSLAEFATMVYSPNFNMKVRLTSKTPGVFFQQDFTVDANNALVLQTVDVPVDVKLLNIQAEGSGIALAEISTYFNTDEEIEVSSFDVNVTLFDETTKGFTVKVCGRWLKEGNSGMAMMDIGIPSGMTPDMETLDTSKAPMYKRSEMGYRKLSLYFDEFDKQVQCASIYMANTDKVAEKQPSVIRLYDYYEPKNQATTFYTSKVLADSGVCDVCGSECFCSAKP, encoded by the exons ATGGAGGGACTCCGAGTCTCCTTATTTCTCCTATTGTCTGTGATATCATGTTCCCTTGCCAAGAA TTCCTATGTTGTAATGTTCCCAAAGACGATACGGCCTAACCTGGACACAAACGTTAATGTCCAGCTCCTGAACCCCGCCCCTGGCCTTGACACCACCGTGGTGGTCAGCCTACTGGACGAGAACAACGCCACCCTCGTATCCGAGATGAAGACTACAG ATCCATTGAGTCCAACAACACTATCCATACCCCTGAAG ATGCCAGCCACTTTGACCCCTGGTCTCAAATACGCCATCAAAGTGCAGGGTGAGGGAGGTGTGACCTTCAGTAACTACACGACAGTCGATTTTAACCCCAAGTACTCCTCTATCATGATACAGACAGACAAGGCCATCTACAAACCCGGCCAGACAA TCCATTTCCGTGTCTTTGGGATGTACCCCGACTTAACCCTCGTAAACGACAACATTGATGTCGAAATCTAC GATCCCATGGGTAACAAAATTGGCCAATGGAAGAACAAAGTTCCCGACAATGGGGTTTTTACCGATAGTCTCGTTATGTCTGACCATCCTTTGCTCGGTGAATGGAAAATCAAGGCAATTCAAGGG AATGAAGCCTATACAAAGACAGTTACAGTGGATGAATATG TCTTACCGAAATTTGACGTAACTTTGGAACTTCCTCCTTACGGGCTCAGTAACAGAAACTTAACGGGAATTAAAGTGGTTTCTAA GTACACGTTTGGAAAGCCCGTGAAGGGAGTGGTAGACATCCGAATCCGCCCACCTTACCTCAGTCAGAGCCCATGGTCCATTGAGAACAGAAAGAAACAGGGACTTATTGACCAGATATCCCACAGTGCACCT ATAAATGGTGAGTACAAATTTGATGTGGAAAACTCCAAACTGAAGAGCCTGGATAAATGGCTGGACTACAGCGAGCTCCTGTTTGAGGTGAATGTAACGGAAGCGATCACGGGACTGCGACAGAACGCCACGGGAACTGTCCGCTTCTATCCATTTGAGAACAAGGTGGAGTTCCTCCAATCTCTGCCCAAGTCATTCAAGCCGGGTCTCCAATACAAAGTTCTG GGTAGAGTAACTCGTCAAGACGATTCCCCGATATCCCTGCCCACAGCTTCCCGGGTCAGGCTGACGGTGACCCACACACTCCCCCTTCCCTCAACCACAACCTCCACCACGACCACCACTGAAATCCCACCCCCACCAGAAATGGGAGGGTTGAGACTTATCGATGAACCTATGATCATACCGGGGGGAAGACGAATGTGGCAGCCGACCACGAAAGATGAAAAACTGGAACCCGTTTTTCTGGACGTCAATGCCGATGGAATTTTTGAATATGAAATGACAATACCGGAGAATGTTATTCGGGCATCAGTGGAT GCACAATACGAGAAGAGTTCTTCTTATCTCAGTCTGAATCCAAGTAAATCTCCTAGCGATAGCTTTATGCAAGTATCTTTGCTGAACCCTGACGTAAAACCCACG ACTGGATTAACTTCAAACTTTGAAATCAAGACCACAGAATCTACCCCCACAGTGTACTATCAG GTTATCTCAAAAGGTCAAGTCGTTTCATCGGGCGAAGTTGACATGACCTCCAGAGTTCAGACTTTCCCGTTACCTATAACAACGGAAATGGCGCCCAAGGCCCGCCTGATCGTCCATTACGTCAGAGATGACGGAGAAATTGTCACCGATGCATTGACCTTTAATATCGATGGAACATTCAAAAATAAA GTGGACATCAACTTTGACGTTCAGGAGACCCGGCCCGGCAAAGAGGTTGTGGTGTCGGTAAAAGCAGACCCAGATTCCACGGTCCATTTGCTGGCTGTCGACAAAAGTGTCCTCATATTAAGAAACGACAATGACATCAAAGAAAGCAGG GTAACTGATGAACTCAATACCTATGACACGGACGGCGGTTTTGGCGGATTTCAGCCTTTTGGTTGGTGGTGGCCGAGGCCTTCCGGAGGAGAGGACGCTGATGACGTGTTCCGA AACAATGGTATGGTGGTTTTGACGGATGCCCTTGTGTATAACTACGAAGAACCAT TGATGACGGTATACCATACAGAATATAAGTGGAATCCCAGTATTTTTAAAACTCTGGTACAGACTTTAGTCGATGATGGAGGGACTCGACCCCCCGCTACTACCACGGTCTCGCACCCTCACACCTCCACCACCGCTCGTCCTGATACTCCGCCCCCTGTCCCTTTAAGAACCCGTGTACTCTTCCCCGAAACCTGGCTGTGGACCAATAAAACTACAGG aGCTGACGGAATGACCTCCTTCAGTGTCCCCGTCCCTGACACGATCACGACCTGGGTCGCCTCAGCGTTTGCCGTAAACCCTGCGTCAGGGCTAGGACTGACCCCAAGTCCTGCAAAT CTTAAAGTTTTCCAGCCGTTTTTTGTGAGTCTTACCATGCCCTATGCCGTGACACGAGGCGAGTTGGTTGTACTACAGGCCAACGTCTTCAACTATTTGGACAGAGATGTCAGG GTCCTTGTTATTATCGATAAAAACGAATCCTTCAAGAACCTGGTCACCTACATCCAAGACAACCAGGTCAAAAAGGGCAGATTCTCCGCCAGAGTCGGGCGTACATTTAAT ATGACGGCCGGAGAGATCTACCCAGTGTACTTCCCCATCATCCCCACGGAGACCGGGGACCTGAAGATCAACATCACCGTCATCTCCACGGGGCCTAGTGACGCCGTCATCCGTTACCTGAAAGTTGAG CCGGAAGGTGTAGAGAAAGAATTTAACAACCCTGTTTTGATAAATACTGGCACCCTTGGGACTTTCACACAAGACGTGGAGCTGTCTTTCCCGCCAAACACTGTGGCCGGATCCAGACGTGTCCGGGCTTCTGTCATTG gtgatgtaATGGGTCCCTCTATCAGTGGATTAGATTCCCTGCTAAAGATGCCATACGGATGCGGTGAACAGAACATGCTGAACTTTGCTCCAAACATCTTTGTTCAGAAGTATCTTACTATTACAAATAACCTTACACCGGATCTTGAGAAGAAAGCTAGAGAGTACATGATTAAAG GTTACCAGCGGGAAATGACATATTCCCATGACGACGGGTCTTACAGTGCCTTTGGTAAAAGTGACAAGTCCGGAACTACATG GTTGACGGCTTTTGTGGTCAAGTCTTTCTCCCAGGCCTCTGATTTCATCACCATCGACGAGAACGTCGTCCAAAAAGCTGTCACGTGGCTTGTCTCTCAGCAGAACGAGAACGGAACATTCCGGGAACCGGGCAGGGTTCTACACAAGGAAATGCAG GGTGGTTCAGCGAGCGGAGAGAGGGCCCTTGCTGCGTTTGTCCTGATTGCTCTCAAGGAGGCGGAGGTCATTCCAGGG GTGTCTGAGTTGACTGGTCGAGCAATACAGAAGACAAGAACTTACTTGGAGAATGACATCGATTTGTTGGAGGACATGTATGAGCTGGCCCTCGTAGGGTATGCCTTGCAGATTACCAACAGCCCGAGGGTCGCTGAAGTGATGAACAAGTTGGATGCCAAGGCTACCATGAAAG atggAACAAAATATTGGACCAAACCGGAGACTGGCATTCAATGGAAAGGATGGGCTCCACCCAAAGACCAGGCAAAGGCTGTTGATATCGAAACAACGGCTTATGCTCTGCTCAGTCTGGGAGTTCAGAAGGATCTGGAAGGAGGCCTCCCTGTTCTAAAGTGGGTGACCTCCCAGCGGAATCCAGAAGGAGGGTTCTCTTCAACACAG GATACAATCATCGCTCTCCAGTCATTAGCGGAGTTTGCCACAATGGTCTACAGTCCCAACTTTAACATGAAAGTCCGTCTGACTAGTAAGACCCCCGGGGTATTCTTCCAGCAGGACTTCACTGTGGACGCAAACAATGCGCTAGTCCTTCAGACAGTGGAC GTTCCTGTGGACGTGAAACTTCTGAACATCCAAGCAGAGGGCTCCGGCATAGCATTGGCAGAG aTATCGACATATTTCAATACTGACGAGGAGATTGAGGTTTCATCCTTTGATGTGAATGTGACTCTTTTTGACGAGACCACCAAAGGTTTCACAGTCAAAGTCTGCGGCCG ATGGCTGAAGGAAGGCAATTCCGGAATGGCCATGATGGATATCGGAATACCCTCGGGAATGACCCCCGACATGGAGACACTCGATACTTCTAAGGCACCCATGTACAAACGTAGTGAGATGGGATACAGGAAACTTTCTCTATATTTTGATGAG TTTGACAAACAGGTTCAGTGTGCCTCCATATACATGGCCAACACAGACAAAGTCGCGGAGAAGCAGCCTTCTGTCATCAGGCTCTATGATTATTACGAGCCCA AAAACCAGGCGACCACCTTCTACACGTCCAAGGTTTTGGCGGACTCCGGTGTGTGTGATGTATGTGGGTCCGAGTGTTTCTGCTCCGCCAAG ccttAA
- the LOC128155929 gene encoding CD109 antigen-like isoform X6 — MEGLRVSLFLLLSVISCSLAKNSYVVMFPKTIRPNLDTNVNVQLLNPAPGLDTTVVVSLLDENNATLVSEMKTTDPLSPTTLSIPLKMPATLTPGLKYAIKVQGEGGVTFSNYTTVDFNPKYSSIMIQTDKAIYKPGQTIHFRVFGMYPDLTLVNDNIDVEIYDPMGNKIGQWKNKVPDNGVFTDSLVMSDHPLLGEWKIKAIQGNEAYTKTVTVDEYVLPKFDVTLELPPYGLSNRNLTGIKVVSKYTFGKPVKGVVDIRIRPPYLSQSPWSIENRKKQGLIDQISHSAPINGEYKFDVENSKLKSLDKWLDYSELLFEVNVTEAITGLRQNATGTVRFYPFENKVEFLQSLPKSFKPGLQYKVLGRVTRQDDSPISLPTASRVRLTVTHTLPLPSTTTSTTTTTEIPPPPEMGGLRLIDEPMIIPGGRRMWQPTTKDEKLEPVFLDVNADGIFEYEMTIPENVIRASVDAQYEKSSSYLSLNPSKSPSDSFMQVSLLNPDVKPTTGLTSNFEIKTTESTPTVYYQVISKGQVVSSGEVDMTSRVQTFPLPITTEMAPKARLIVHYVRDDGEIVTDALTFNIDGTFKNKVDINFDVQETRPGKEVVVSVKADPDSTVHLLAVDKSVLILRNDNDIKESRVTDELNTYDTDGGFGGFQPFGWWWPRPSGGEDADDVFRNNGMVVLTDALVYNYEEPLNRFVFRKTRGRVANFRIADHQGMTRESSQSDMASPSTPRVRKFFPETWLWSNTSVGADGMTSFSVPVPDTITTWVASAFAVNPASGLGLTPSPANLKVFQPFFVSLTMPYAVTRGELVVLQANVFNYLDRDVRVLVIIDKNESFKNLVTYIQDNQVKKGRFSARVGRTFNMTAGEIYPVYFPIIPTETGDLKINITVISTGPSDAVIRYLKVEPEGVEKEFNNPVLINTGTLGTFTQDVELSFPPNTVAGSRRVRASVIGDVMGPSISGLDSLLKMPYGCGEQNMLNFAPNIFVQKYLTITNNLTPDLEKKAREYMIKGYQREMTYSHDDGSYSAFGKSDKSGTTWLTAFVVKSFSQASDFITIDENVVQKAVTWLVSQQNENGTFREPGRVLHKEMQGGSASGERALAAFVLIALKEAEVIPGVSELTGRAIQKTRTYLENDIDLLEDMYELALVGYALQITNSPRVAEVMNKLDAKATMKDGTKYWTKPETGIQWKGWAPPKDQAKAVDIETTAYALLSLGVQKDLEGGLPVLKWVTSQRNPEGGFSSTQDTIIALQSLAEFATMVYSPNFNMKVRLTSKTPGVFFQQDFTVDANNALVLQTVDVPVDVKLLNIQAEGSGIALAEISTYFNTDEEIEVSSFDVNVTLFDETTKGFTVKVCGRWLKEGNSGMAMMDIGIPSGMTPDMETLDTSKAPMYKRSEMGYRKLSLYFDEFDKQVQCASIYMANTDKVAEKQPSVIRLYDYYEPKNQATTFYTSKVLADSGVCDVCGSECFCSAKP; from the exons ATGGAGGGACTCCGAGTCTCCTTATTTCTCCTATTGTCTGTGATATCATGTTCCCTTGCCAAGAA TTCCTATGTTGTAATGTTCCCAAAGACGATACGGCCTAACCTGGACACAAACGTTAATGTCCAGCTCCTGAACCCCGCCCCTGGCCTTGACACCACCGTGGTGGTCAGCCTACTGGACGAGAACAACGCCACCCTCGTATCCGAGATGAAGACTACAG ATCCATTGAGTCCAACAACACTATCCATACCCCTGAAG ATGCCAGCCACTTTGACCCCTGGTCTCAAATACGCCATCAAAGTGCAGGGTGAGGGAGGTGTGACCTTCAGTAACTACACGACAGTCGATTTTAACCCCAAGTACTCCTCTATCATGATACAGACAGACAAGGCCATCTACAAACCCGGCCAGACAA TCCATTTCCGTGTCTTTGGGATGTACCCCGACTTAACCCTCGTAAACGACAACATTGATGTCGAAATCTAC GATCCCATGGGTAACAAAATTGGCCAATGGAAGAACAAAGTTCCCGACAATGGGGTTTTTACCGATAGTCTCGTTATGTCTGACCATCCTTTGCTCGGTGAATGGAAAATCAAGGCAATTCAAGGG AATGAAGCCTATACAAAGACAGTTACAGTGGATGAATATG TCTTACCGAAATTTGACGTAACTTTGGAACTTCCTCCTTACGGGCTCAGTAACAGAAACTTAACGGGAATTAAAGTGGTTTCTAA GTACACGTTTGGAAAGCCCGTGAAGGGAGTGGTAGACATCCGAATCCGCCCACCTTACCTCAGTCAGAGCCCATGGTCCATTGAGAACAGAAAGAAACAGGGACTTATTGACCAGATATCCCACAGTGCACCT ATAAATGGTGAGTACAAATTTGATGTGGAAAACTCCAAACTGAAGAGCCTGGATAAATGGCTGGACTACAGCGAGCTCCTGTTTGAGGTGAATGTAACGGAAGCGATCACGGGACTGCGACAGAACGCCACGGGAACTGTCCGCTTCTATCCATTTGAGAACAAGGTGGAGTTCCTCCAATCTCTGCCCAAGTCATTCAAGCCGGGTCTCCAATACAAAGTTCTG GGTAGAGTAACTCGTCAAGACGATTCCCCGATATCCCTGCCCACAGCTTCCCGGGTCAGGCTGACGGTGACCCACACACTCCCCCTTCCCTCAACCACAACCTCCACCACGACCACCACTGAAATCCCACCCCCACCAGAAATGGGAGGGTTGAGACTTATCGATGAACCTATGATCATACCGGGGGGAAGACGAATGTGGCAGCCGACCACGAAAGATGAAAAACTGGAACCCGTTTTTCTGGACGTCAATGCCGATGGAATTTTTGAATATGAAATGACAATACCGGAGAATGTTATTCGGGCATCAGTGGAT GCACAATACGAGAAGAGTTCTTCTTATCTCAGTCTGAATCCAAGTAAATCTCCTAGCGATAGCTTTATGCAAGTATCTTTGCTGAACCCTGACGTAAAACCCACG ACTGGATTAACTTCAAACTTTGAAATCAAGACCACAGAATCTACCCCCACAGTGTACTATCAG GTTATCTCAAAAGGTCAAGTCGTTTCATCGGGCGAAGTTGACATGACCTCCAGAGTTCAGACTTTCCCGTTACCTATAACAACGGAAATGGCGCCCAAGGCCCGCCTGATCGTCCATTACGTCAGAGATGACGGAGAAATTGTCACCGATGCATTGACCTTTAATATCGATGGAACATTCAAAAATAAA GTGGACATCAACTTTGACGTTCAGGAGACCCGGCCCGGCAAAGAGGTTGTGGTGTCGGTAAAAGCAGACCCAGATTCCACGGTCCATTTGCTGGCTGTCGACAAAAGTGTCCTCATATTAAGAAACGACAATGACATCAAAGAAAGCAGG GTAACTGATGAACTCAATACCTATGACACGGACGGCGGTTTTGGCGGATTTCAGCCTTTTGGTTGGTGGTGGCCGAGGCCTTCCGGAGGAGAGGACGCTGATGACGTGTTCCGA AACAATGGTATGGTGGTTTTGACGGATGCCCTTGTGTATAACTACGAAGAACCAT TGAACAGATTTGTTTTTCGAAAGACGAGAGGGCGGGTAGCTAACTTCAGAATAGCAGATCACCAAGGTATGACGAGAGAGTCGTCACAATCTGACATGGCCTCTCCATCTACCCCACGTGTCAGAAAGTTTTTCCCGGAGACTTGGTTATGGAGTAACACAAGTGTAGG aGCTGACGGAATGACCTCCTTCAGTGTCCCCGTCCCTGACACGATCACGACCTGGGTCGCCTCAGCGTTTGCCGTAAACCCTGCGTCAGGGCTAGGACTGACCCCAAGTCCTGCAAAT CTTAAAGTTTTCCAGCCGTTTTTTGTGAGTCTTACCATGCCCTATGCCGTGACACGAGGCGAGTTGGTTGTACTACAGGCCAACGTCTTCAACTATTTGGACAGAGATGTCAGG GTCCTTGTTATTATCGATAAAAACGAATCCTTCAAGAACCTGGTCACCTACATCCAAGACAACCAGGTCAAAAAGGGCAGATTCTCCGCCAGAGTCGGGCGTACATTTAAT ATGACGGCCGGAGAGATCTACCCAGTGTACTTCCCCATCATCCCCACGGAGACCGGGGACCTGAAGATCAACATCACCGTCATCTCCACGGGGCCTAGTGACGCCGTCATCCGTTACCTGAAAGTTGAG CCGGAAGGTGTAGAGAAAGAATTTAACAACCCTGTTTTGATAAATACTGGCACCCTTGGGACTTTCACACAAGACGTGGAGCTGTCTTTCCCGCCAAACACTGTGGCCGGATCCAGACGTGTCCGGGCTTCTGTCATTG gtgatgtaATGGGTCCCTCTATCAGTGGATTAGATTCCCTGCTAAAGATGCCATACGGATGCGGTGAACAGAACATGCTGAACTTTGCTCCAAACATCTTTGTTCAGAAGTATCTTACTATTACAAATAACCTTACACCGGATCTTGAGAAGAAAGCTAGAGAGTACATGATTAAAG GTTACCAGCGGGAAATGACATATTCCCATGACGACGGGTCTTACAGTGCCTTTGGTAAAAGTGACAAGTCCGGAACTACATG GTTGACGGCTTTTGTGGTCAAGTCTTTCTCCCAGGCCTCTGATTTCATCACCATCGACGAGAACGTCGTCCAAAAAGCTGTCACGTGGCTTGTCTCTCAGCAGAACGAGAACGGAACATTCCGGGAACCGGGCAGGGTTCTACACAAGGAAATGCAG GGTGGTTCAGCGAGCGGAGAGAGGGCCCTTGCTGCGTTTGTCCTGATTGCTCTCAAGGAGGCGGAGGTCATTCCAGGG GTGTCTGAGTTGACTGGTCGAGCAATACAGAAGACAAGAACTTACTTGGAGAATGACATCGATTTGTTGGAGGACATGTATGAGCTGGCCCTCGTAGGGTATGCCTTGCAGATTACCAACAGCCCGAGGGTCGCTGAAGTGATGAACAAGTTGGATGCCAAGGCTACCATGAAAG atggAACAAAATATTGGACCAAACCGGAGACTGGCATTCAATGGAAAGGATGGGCTCCACCCAAAGACCAGGCAAAGGCTGTTGATATCGAAACAACGGCTTATGCTCTGCTCAGTCTGGGAGTTCAGAAGGATCTGGAAGGAGGCCTCCCTGTTCTAAAGTGGGTGACCTCCCAGCGGAATCCAGAAGGAGGGTTCTCTTCAACACAG GATACAATCATCGCTCTCCAGTCATTAGCGGAGTTTGCCACAATGGTCTACAGTCCCAACTTTAACATGAAAGTCCGTCTGACTAGTAAGACCCCCGGGGTATTCTTCCAGCAGGACTTCACTGTGGACGCAAACAATGCGCTAGTCCTTCAGACAGTGGAC GTTCCTGTGGACGTGAAACTTCTGAACATCCAAGCAGAGGGCTCCGGCATAGCATTGGCAGAG aTATCGACATATTTCAATACTGACGAGGAGATTGAGGTTTCATCCTTTGATGTGAATGTGACTCTTTTTGACGAGACCACCAAAGGTTTCACAGTCAAAGTCTGCGGCCG ATGGCTGAAGGAAGGCAATTCCGGAATGGCCATGATGGATATCGGAATACCCTCGGGAATGACCCCCGACATGGAGACACTCGATACTTCTAAGGCACCCATGTACAAACGTAGTGAGATGGGATACAGGAAACTTTCTCTATATTTTGATGAG TTTGACAAACAGGTTCAGTGTGCCTCCATATACATGGCCAACACAGACAAAGTCGCGGAGAAGCAGCCTTCTGTCATCAGGCTCTATGATTATTACGAGCCCA AAAACCAGGCGACCACCTTCTACACGTCCAAGGTTTTGGCGGACTCCGGTGTGTGTGATGTATGTGGGTCCGAGTGTTTCTGCTCCGCCAAG ccttAA